One genomic window of Pseudomonas aeruginosa includes the following:
- a CDS encoding acyl-CoA dehydrogenase family protein, producing the protein MPMSTDVQGRALAVLNRVAQADWPDRFNLRKPFEKLLYSGSRTGFRLASERSAKQAKGPRKADPDGLFDLSFSDDQQMLVDMLEGFALEVLRPLAHDADAEASLPAELLNQALELGLTHYGVGEVHGGMAGERTTVTTALIAEALAKGDLTLAAALLVPLSAANCIRRWGSPSQQAQWLPAFVSEEGAPLTAIAVNEPSLLFDPQKLATRARRKGSHYLLSGEKCLVLRGLEASRLIVAAKTDEGPALFLVEASAKGVERRAEPAMGLKAGGTARLRLKSVKVPADNRLAAEHFDYRAFLDHASLAWCALALGTGQAALDYVIAYCNEREAFGEPISHRQGVAFMVADIAIELDAMRLMVWRACALAERGQPFQREAYLARLLCAEKAMKIGTDAVQLLGGHGFTKEHPAERWYRDLRAVALMAGGLHL; encoded by the coding sequence ATGCCCATGAGCACCGATGTACAGGGCCGTGCCCTGGCTGTACTGAACCGTGTCGCCCAGGCCGACTGGCCGGATCGCTTCAATCTTCGCAAACCCTTCGAAAAACTGCTCTACAGCGGCAGCCGTACCGGCTTCCGCCTGGCCAGCGAGCGTTCGGCGAAGCAGGCGAAGGGACCGCGCAAGGCCGATCCGGACGGGTTGTTCGACCTGTCGTTCTCCGACGACCAGCAGATGCTGGTGGACATGCTCGAAGGCTTCGCCCTGGAGGTGTTGCGTCCGCTGGCTCATGACGCGGATGCCGAGGCCAGCCTGCCGGCGGAACTGCTCAACCAGGCGCTGGAGCTGGGCCTGACCCACTATGGGGTCGGCGAGGTGCACGGCGGCATGGCCGGTGAGCGCACCACGGTGACCACGGCCCTTATCGCCGAGGCCCTGGCCAAGGGCGACCTGACGCTGGCGGCGGCCCTGCTGGTGCCGTTGTCGGCGGCCAACTGCATCCGCCGCTGGGGCAGCCCCTCGCAGCAGGCGCAGTGGCTGCCGGCGTTCGTCAGCGAAGAGGGGGCGCCGCTCACCGCCATCGCGGTCAACGAGCCGAGTCTGCTGTTCGACCCGCAGAAACTGGCGACCCGCGCCCGGCGCAAGGGCAGTCACTACCTGCTTTCCGGAGAGAAATGCCTGGTCCTGCGCGGCCTGGAGGCCAGCCGCCTGATCGTCGCGGCGAAGACCGACGAGGGGCCTGCGCTGTTCCTGGTGGAAGCCTCCGCCAAGGGCGTCGAGCGACGTGCCGAGCCGGCGATGGGACTGAAGGCCGGCGGCACCGCCCGGTTGCGCCTGAAGAGCGTCAAGGTGCCGGCGGACAACCGCCTGGCCGCCGAGCATTTCGACTACCGGGCCTTCCTCGATCACGCGTCCCTGGCCTGGTGTGCCCTGGCGCTGGGCACCGGACAGGCGGCGCTGGACTACGTGATCGCCTACTGCAACGAGCGTGAGGCCTTCGGCGAGCCGATCAGCCATCGCCAGGGGGTCGCCTTCATGGTCGCCGACATCGCCATCGAACTGGACGCCATGCGCCTGATGGTCTGGCGCGCCTGCGCCCTGGCCGAGCGCGGCCAGCCGTTCCAGCGCGAGGCTTACCTGGCGCGGCTGCTGTGCGCCGAGAAGGCGATGAAGATCGGCACCGACGCGGTGCAGCTGCTCGGTGGCCACGGCTTCACCAAGGAGCATCCAGCCGAGCGCTGGTACCGCGACCTGCGCGCGGTAGCGCTGATGGCCGGCGGCCTGCACCTGTGA
- the asnB gene encoding asparagine synthase (glutamine-hydrolyzing): MVQIIGQMTDKIIHRGPDDKGYWLDHSIGLALGHRRLAIQDLSTAGHQPMPSACGRYVIVFNGEIYNHLALRALLGPHPWRGHSDTETLLACFSVWGMEKTLSNITGMFSLALFDKETSKIFLIRDRLGEKPLYYGWQGNCFLFSSELKSLTVHPEFQKEIDRDSLAAFLRFGYCPTPNSIYKGIKKLPPGHYIQLNLANATPGELMDPLPYWSLSKVIAQGIHQPFQGSDSEAVDALHRQLSASVTSQMLSDVPLGAFLSGGVDSSTIVALMQARHSRPVQTFTIGFDEPGYNEAEHAKAVAQHLGTQHTELYVRAEDALAVVPCLPGIYCEPFADSSQIPTYLISRLAKQSVTVALTGDGGDELFAGYNRYLTACQAWNRLQQLPLVARMTLAKLLSALPPAMWDSLFSLASPLLPSKYRLRTPGDKLQKLAGLMAFSSEEDFYKDLVSHWKKPTNLVIGSEESASVFWNLDSLPEMESFEQWMMAMDTRTYLADDILAKVDRAAMATSLETRVPLLDHRVVELAWKMPLNLKIRNNDGKWLLRQVLYQHVPRELIERPKMGFAIPLDTWLRGPLREWAESLLAEERLRREGYLRPEPIRRAWQEHLSGKRNWQGPLWNVLMFQAWLEHQ; the protein is encoded by the coding sequence ATGGTACAGATCATTGGCCAGATGACGGACAAGATCATTCATCGTGGCCCCGATGACAAAGGATATTGGTTGGATCATTCCATCGGCCTGGCGCTCGGCCACCGCCGCCTGGCCATACAGGACCTGTCGACGGCCGGACATCAGCCCATGCCGTCTGCATGCGGACGGTACGTCATAGTCTTCAATGGGGAGATCTACAATCATCTGGCACTCCGTGCCCTGCTCGGACCGCATCCCTGGAGGGGGCATTCCGACACCGAGACGCTGCTTGCCTGCTTCTCCGTCTGGGGTATGGAGAAAACCCTATCCAATATCACTGGCATGTTTTCCCTCGCACTTTTCGATAAAGAAACGAGTAAAATCTTCCTCATTCGTGACCGGCTAGGAGAAAAACCTTTATATTATGGGTGGCAGGGAAACTGCTTCCTGTTTTCCTCCGAGTTAAAGTCTCTGACCGTACACCCAGAGTTCCAAAAAGAGATCGACAGAGACAGCCTTGCAGCATTTCTACGTTTTGGATATTGCCCCACTCCCAACAGCATCTACAAAGGTATAAAAAAACTTCCGCCCGGGCATTACATTCAATTGAACCTGGCTAATGCTACGCCAGGTGAACTCATGGATCCGCTCCCCTACTGGTCTCTGAGCAAGGTCATCGCACAAGGGATCCATCAGCCATTCCAGGGAAGTGACTCAGAGGCCGTGGATGCCCTGCACCGGCAACTGTCCGCCAGCGTTACTTCGCAAATGCTCAGTGACGTACCTCTTGGCGCCTTCCTTAGCGGTGGCGTCGACAGCAGCACAATCGTGGCCCTTATGCAGGCTCGGCATTCCCGGCCCGTACAGACGTTCACCATTGGCTTCGACGAGCCCGGCTACAACGAAGCGGAACACGCCAAGGCTGTCGCCCAGCATCTCGGCACCCAGCACACCGAGCTTTACGTCAGGGCCGAAGACGCACTCGCGGTGGTGCCTTGTCTTCCCGGCATCTACTGCGAGCCCTTCGCCGATAGCTCACAGATACCGACCTACCTGATCAGTCGCCTGGCCAAGCAATCCGTAACGGTCGCTCTCACCGGCGATGGTGGCGATGAACTGTTTGCCGGCTACAATCGCTATCTCACGGCATGCCAGGCATGGAACAGGTTGCAACAGCTTCCACTGGTTGCCAGGATGACGCTCGCAAAACTGCTGAGCGCTCTGCCACCGGCGATGTGGGACAGCCTGTTCTCTCTCGCAAGCCCCTTGCTACCCTCGAAGTACCGTTTGCGCACACCAGGAGACAAGCTTCAGAAGCTCGCCGGTCTCATGGCGTTTTCCAGTGAAGAGGACTTCTACAAGGATCTGGTCAGCCACTGGAAGAAGCCTACGAACCTCGTCATCGGCAGCGAGGAATCGGCTTCCGTCTTTTGGAATCTTGACAGCCTCCCCGAGATGGAAAGCTTCGAACAATGGATGATGGCCATGGATACCCGGACCTACCTGGCCGATGACATACTGGCGAAGGTCGACCGCGCCGCAATGGCCACTAGCCTGGAAACCCGCGTCCCGCTCCTCGATCATCGCGTGGTCGAACTCGCCTGGAAAATGCCACTGAACCTGAAGATCAGAAATAACGACGGCAAGTGGTTGCTGCGCCAGGTTCTTTACCAGCACGTTCCCCGGGAACTGATCGAGCGTCCCAAGATGGGATTCGCCATCCCTCTGGACACCTGGCTGCGGGGACCGTTGCGGGAGTGGGCCGAAAGCCTCCTGGCTGAGGAACGCTTGAGACGCGAGGGCTACCTGCGCCCGGAGCCGATTCGGCGAGCCTGGCAGGAGCATCTCAGCGGAAAAAGAAACTGGCAAGGCCCGCTCTGGAATGTATTGATGTTCCAGGCTTGGCTGGAACATCAATGA
- the hldE gene encoding bifunctional D-glycero-beta-D-manno-heptose-7-phosphate kinase/D-glycero-beta-D-manno-heptose 1-phosphate adenylyltransferase HldE, producing MKLSMPRFDQAPVLVVGDVMLDRYWHGATSRISPEAPVPVVRVEQHEDRPGGAANVALNIAALGAQALLVGVTGRDEAADSLANSLKAAGVDARFQRIDSQPTIVKLRVMSRHQQLLRVDFEEPFRTDAAALAVDVESLLAKVKVLVLSDYGKGALQNHQVLIQAARARNIPVLADPKGKDFAIYRGASLITPNLSEFETIVGRCADEAELVAKGQALMSELDLGALLVTRGEHGMTLLRHGQPALHLPARAREVFDVTGAGDTVISTLAAALAAGEELPSAVGLANLAAGIVVGKLGTAAISAPELRRAVQREQGSERGVLGLEQLLLAIEDARAHGEKIVFTNGCFDILHAGHVTYLEQARAQGDRLIVGVNDDASVTRLKGVGRPINSVDRRMAVLAGLGAVDWVVSFAEDTPERLLEQVRPDVLVKGGDYGVEQVVGAQIVRAYGGEVRVLGLVENSSTTAIVEKIRQR from the coding sequence ATGAAGTTGTCCATGCCCCGTTTCGACCAGGCCCCGGTGTTGGTGGTCGGTGATGTGATGCTCGACCGCTACTGGCATGGCGCGACTTCGCGCATTTCGCCGGAGGCCCCGGTGCCGGTGGTCCGCGTCGAACAGCACGAGGACCGCCCCGGCGGCGCCGCCAACGTCGCGCTGAACATCGCCGCGCTGGGCGCGCAGGCCTTGCTGGTCGGCGTCACCGGCCGCGACGAGGCCGCCGACAGCCTGGCCAACAGCCTCAAGGCCGCTGGAGTGGACGCGCGCTTCCAGCGCATCGATAGCCAGCCGACCATCGTCAAGCTGCGGGTCATGAGTCGTCACCAGCAACTGCTGCGGGTCGACTTCGAGGAACCGTTCCGCACCGACGCGGCGGCCCTGGCCGTGGACGTCGAGTCGCTGCTGGCCAAGGTCAAGGTGCTGGTGCTGTCCGACTACGGCAAGGGCGCGCTACAGAACCACCAGGTGCTGATCCAGGCGGCGCGGGCGCGCAACATTCCGGTACTGGCCGATCCCAAGGGCAAGGACTTCGCCATCTATCGCGGCGCCAGCCTGATCACCCCGAACCTGTCCGAATTCGAGACCATCGTCGGCCGTTGCGCCGACGAAGCCGAACTGGTCGCCAAGGGCCAGGCGCTGATGAGCGAACTCGACCTCGGCGCCTTGCTGGTGACCCGCGGCGAGCATGGCATGACCCTGCTCCGCCATGGCCAGCCGGCCCTGCACCTGCCGGCGCGGGCGCGGGAAGTGTTCGACGTCACCGGTGCCGGCGATACGGTCATCTCCACCCTGGCCGCGGCGCTTGCCGCCGGCGAGGAGCTGCCGTCCGCGGTGGGCCTGGCCAACCTGGCCGCCGGCATCGTGGTCGGCAAGCTGGGTACCGCGGCGATCAGCGCGCCCGAACTGCGTCGCGCGGTGCAGCGCGAGCAGGGTTCCGAGCGTGGCGTGCTGGGCCTGGAGCAATTGCTGCTGGCAATCGAAGACGCCCGCGCCCACGGCGAGAAGATCGTCTTCACCAATGGCTGCTTCGACATCCTTCACGCCGGCCACGTGACCTACCTCGAACAGGCGCGCGCCCAGGGCGACCGCCTGATCGTCGGGGTCAACGACGACGCCTCGGTCACTCGCCTGAAGGGCGTTGGCCGGCCGATCAACTCGGTGGACCGGCGCATGGCGGTACTCGCCGGGCTCGGCGCGGTGGACTGGGTGGTGAGCTTCGCCGAAGACACTCCCGAGCGCCTGCTCGAGCAGGTGCGTCCGGACGTGCTGGTCAAGGGCGGCGATTACGGCGTCGAGCAGGTGGTCGGCGCGCAGATCGTCAGGGCCTACGGCGGCGAGGTACGGGTGCTCGGCCTGGTGGAGAACAGCTCCACCACCGCCATCGTCGAGAAGATCCGCCAGCGCTGA
- the msbA gene encoding lipid A export permease/ATP-binding protein MsbA yields the protein MSDSPQNPGPSSLKIYFRLLGYVKPYIGMFLLSIVGFLIFASTQPMLAGILKYFVDGLSNPDAALFPNVQWPWLRDLHLVYAVPLLIILIAAWQGLGSFLGNFFLAKVSLGLVHDLRVALFNKLLVLPNRYFDTHSSGHLISRITFNVTMVTGAATDAIKVVIREGLTVVFLFLYLLWMNWKLTLVMLAILPVIAVMVTTASRKFRKQSKKIQVAMGDVTHVASETIQGYRVVRSFGGEAYEEKRFLDASQSNTDKQLRMTKTGAVYTPMLQLVIYVAMAILMFLVLWLRGDASAGDLVAYITAAGLLPKPIRQLSEVSSTVQRGVAGAESIFEQLDEAAEEDQGTVEKERVSGRLEVRNLSFRYPGTDKQVLDDISFIAEPGQMIALVGRSGSGKSTLANLVPRFYQHNNGKILLDGVEVEDYRLRNLRRHIALVTQQVTLFNDSVANNIAYGDLAGAPREEIERAAKAANAKEFIDNLPQGFDTEVGENGVLLSGGQRQRLAIARALLKDAPLLILDEATSALDTESERHIQAALDEVMKGRTTLVIAHRLSTIEKADLILVMDQGQIVERGSHAELLAQNGHYARLHAMGLDEQAPAPVG from the coding sequence ATGAGCGATAGTCCTCAGAATCCCGGACCTTCCAGTCTCAAGATCTATTTCCGCCTGTTGGGCTACGTGAAGCCCTACATCGGAATGTTCCTACTCAGCATCGTCGGTTTCCTGATCTTCGCCTCGACCCAGCCGATGCTGGCGGGCATCCTCAAGTATTTCGTCGACGGCCTCTCCAATCCTGACGCGGCATTGTTTCCGAATGTGCAGTGGCCCTGGTTGCGCGACTTGCACCTGGTCTACGCGGTGCCGTTGCTGATCATCCTGATCGCTGCCTGGCAGGGGCTGGGCTCGTTCCTCGGCAACTTCTTCCTCGCCAAGGTTTCCCTGGGGCTGGTGCATGACCTGCGGGTCGCCCTGTTCAACAAGCTGCTGGTGCTGCCGAACCGCTATTTCGACACGCACAGCTCCGGCCACCTGATCTCGCGCATCACCTTCAACGTGACCATGGTCACCGGAGCGGCCACGGATGCCATCAAGGTGGTGATCCGTGAGGGCCTGACCGTGGTCTTCCTGTTCCTCTACCTGCTGTGGATGAACTGGAAGCTGACCCTGGTGATGCTGGCGATCCTGCCGGTCATCGCGGTGATGGTGACTACCGCCAGCCGCAAGTTCCGCAAGCAGAGCAAGAAGATCCAGGTGGCCATGGGCGACGTCACCCACGTCGCCTCGGAAACCATCCAGGGCTACCGGGTGGTGCGCAGCTTCGGCGGCGAAGCCTATGAAGAGAAGCGCTTCCTCGACGCCAGCCAGAGCAATACCGACAAGCAGTTGCGGATGACCAAGACCGGCGCGGTCTACACGCCGATGCTGCAATTGGTGATCTACGTCGCCATGGCGATACTGATGTTCCTCGTGCTGTGGCTGCGCGGGGACGCCTCGGCCGGCGATCTGGTGGCCTATATCACCGCGGCGGGCCTGTTGCCCAAGCCGATCCGCCAGCTTTCCGAGGTCAGTTCCACGGTCCAGCGCGGCGTCGCCGGCGCCGAGAGCATCTTCGAGCAGCTCGACGAAGCGGCGGAGGAAGACCAGGGTACCGTCGAGAAGGAGCGGGTCAGCGGGCGCCTAGAAGTGCGCAACCTGAGCTTCCGTTATCCCGGAACCGACAAGCAGGTGCTGGATGACATCAGTTTCATCGCCGAGCCCGGGCAGATGATCGCCCTGGTCGGCCGTTCCGGTAGCGGCAAATCGACCCTGGCCAACCTGGTTCCGCGCTTTTACCAGCACAATAACGGCAAGATCCTCCTTGATGGCGTTGAAGTCGAGGATTATCGCCTGCGCAACCTGCGCCGCCACATCGCCCTGGTGACCCAGCAGGTCACGCTGTTCAACGACAGCGTGGCCAACAACATCGCCTACGGCGACCTGGCTGGCGCGCCGCGCGAGGAAATCGAGCGGGCGGCGAAGGCTGCCAACGCCAAGGAGTTCATCGACAACCTGCCGCAAGGCTTCGACACCGAGGTCGGCGAGAATGGCGTGCTGCTTTCCGGCGGCCAGCGCCAGCGTCTGGCGATCGCCCGGGCGCTGCTCAAGGACGCGCCCCTGCTGATCCTCGACGAGGCGACCTCGGCGCTGGACACCGAGTCGGAGCGGCATATCCAGGCGGCGCTGGACGAAGTGATGAAGGGGCGCACCACCCTGGTGATCGCCCACCGCCTGTCGACCATCGAGAAGGCCGACCTGATCCTGGTGATGGACCAGGGGCAGATCGTCGAGCGCGGCAGCCACGCCGAGCTGCTGGCGCAGAACGGCCATTATGCGCGGCTGCATGCGATGGGACTGGATGAGCAGGCGCCGGCGCCTGTCGGCTGA
- the waaL gene encoding O-antigen ligase WaaL: MFAATRLTRLRHDTSRILSHWILPLGWLALLTGMFWVGDRSDYHRLFYILLAAPTLLYVILQPRLLRPLTGSPLFIAFLAFSSYMMLSLSWSAPENSTGSLLKRPLYIALLFFCAAILALEAPLRLKTATWLAALGAVISAAATLLQYYWDANPLRLTGYGALYNPLLSAHVYGAFTALWLAYWMQSRPILAPLPLISLALLGGLLIATGSRTPLVGLTAALMWLVLAGDRKKALIALALALAGALLGYILYPEVITQRGASFRPEIWADALRQISEHPWLGHGYDHPMRIVLSNGMLLADPHNIELGVLFAGGIIGLLLWVAIYALAFGFSWKNRKSPAVLLASTWLVFGLAAGLTEGNAFLPRPKEHWFLIWIPMALLYALWIQQRFAASRRGEDIAAP, translated from the coding sequence ATGTTCGCAGCTACCCGACTGACCCGTCTTCGCCACGATACCAGCCGCATCCTCAGCCACTGGATCCTGCCGCTGGGCTGGCTGGCCCTGCTCACCGGAATGTTCTGGGTCGGCGACCGCTCCGACTACCATCGCCTCTTCTACATCCTGCTTGCAGCCCCGACGCTGCTGTACGTGATACTGCAACCGCGTCTGCTTCGCCCGCTAACGGGCTCGCCGCTGTTCATCGCCTTCCTCGCCTTCAGCAGCTACATGATGCTGAGCCTGTCCTGGTCGGCCCCCGAGAACTCCACCGGCTCGCTGCTCAAGCGCCCCCTGTACATCGCCCTCCTGTTCTTCTGCGCCGCCATCCTGGCGCTCGAAGCTCCCCTCCGCCTCAAGACCGCGACCTGGCTGGCTGCCCTTGGCGCGGTGATCTCCGCGGCAGCCACCTTGCTGCAATACTACTGGGACGCCAACCCGCTGCGCCTTACCGGTTATGGCGCTCTCTATAACCCATTACTGAGCGCCCATGTCTATGGCGCCTTCACGGCACTCTGGCTGGCCTATTGGATGCAATCCCGCCCCATCCTGGCCCCCTTGCCACTGATATCTCTGGCGCTGCTCGGTGGCCTTCTCATCGCGACCGGTTCACGTACTCCCCTGGTAGGGCTCACAGCGGCCCTTATGTGGCTGGTCCTGGCCGGAGACAGGAAAAAAGCCCTCATCGCCCTGGCACTCGCCCTGGCTGGAGCGCTACTGGGCTACATCCTGTACCCGGAAGTGATCACCCAGAGAGGGGCATCGTTCCGCCCGGAAATCTGGGCCGACGCCCTACGCCAGATCAGCGAGCATCCATGGCTCGGACACGGCTACGATCATCCGATGCGAATCGTCCTGAGCAACGGCATGCTGCTCGCCGACCCGCACAACATCGAACTGGGTGTGCTTTTCGCTGGAGGGATCATCGGGCTCCTGCTGTGGGTGGCGATCTACGCACTGGCCTTCGGCTTCTCCTGGAAAAACCGGAAGTCTCCAGCCGTTCTGCTAGCCTCGACCTGGCTGGTGTTCGGCCTGGCAGCCGGACTCACGGAGGGCAACGCCTTCCTGCCCCGTCCCAAGGAACACTGGTTCCTGATCTGGATTCCCATGGCGCTGCTGTATGCGCTGTGGATCCAGCAAAGGTTCGCCGCCAGCAGGCGCGGTGAGGATATCGCCGCGCCTTGA
- the wapR gene encoding alpha-1,3-rhamnosyltransferase, which produces MTLVDDGSQPLVSVIIASYNHEKYIEASIASVAAQTYRNVELLVVDDGSSDGSVELLRGLQAKYGFDLRVQQNQGLSKTLNEAIARARGNLIVPFGSDDIMLPQRLEKQVAHMWDKPEVGICAGNIEIIDSNGRVMPGKEQRKRDLPFRRLDFDDLFLDRKPGPMAPTLMFRREALEKVGGFDPDIRLEDVYIELAVTKAGYVIDILGEVLAQYRKHPTNTYKNARFMVDNVFKTYSQFSDHPDYEQVIMRFRNSMFLKCSNRDKVLARELLSGLPLKYWNEKTFRGIARLFFS; this is translated from the coding sequence ATGACGCTCGTCGATGATGGTTCGCAGCCATTGGTTTCCGTGATCATCGCTTCCTATAACCATGAAAAGTACATAGAAGCGAGCATCGCCAGCGTGGCTGCGCAGACGTACCGCAACGTGGAACTGCTGGTGGTGGACGATGGTTCCAGCGATGGCAGCGTCGAGCTTTTGCGCGGGCTCCAGGCGAAGTACGGCTTCGACCTCAGGGTCCAGCAGAACCAGGGGCTGTCGAAAACGCTCAACGAGGCGATCGCCAGGGCTCGGGGAAATCTCATCGTGCCTTTCGGTTCGGACGACATCATGTTGCCGCAACGCCTGGAGAAACAGGTGGCACACATGTGGGACAAGCCCGAGGTAGGTATCTGCGCGGGCAATATCGAGATCATCGACTCCAATGGCCGGGTCATGCCGGGTAAGGAGCAGCGCAAACGCGACCTGCCTTTCCGCCGCCTCGACTTCGATGACCTGTTCCTGGACCGCAAGCCGGGCCCGATGGCGCCCACCTTGATGTTCCGGCGGGAAGCCCTGGAGAAGGTCGGCGGTTTCGATCCGGACATACGCCTGGAAGATGTCTATATCGAACTGGCGGTGACCAAGGCTGGCTACGTCATCGACATTCTTGGCGAGGTCCTCGCCCAGTACCGCAAGCATCCCACCAATACGTACAAGAACGCCCGTTTCATGGTGGACAACGTATTCAAGACGTACAGCCAGTTCAGCGATCACCCCGATTACGAGCAGGTGATCATGCGCTTCCGCAATTCGATGTTCCTCAAGTGCTCGAACCGGGACAAGGTACTGGCCCGGGAGCTGCTCTCCGGCTTGCCGCTGAAGTACTGGAACGAGAAGACCTTCCGCGGCATTGCGCGGCTGTTTTTCTCCTGA
- a CDS encoding glycosyltransferase, with product MKVLFLVQKEQRAILDRLYDGIAAHCECDTRWLSSEEQADLRGYFRKHVDVSRYDRILFFLRFKKEMRQVRFIRSVPNLVILEHDAYQNYIPCKYTGKFSAHYRRLPWARVISSGHTVSERLRQEGFDAVFVPKGYDQTLLHDLGLARDIELGFVGSTGSVAYSGRKALLDELGGVENLLVTKTKSGEEYLRTLNRIRFFVSADVGMGEYMIKNFEAMACGCVLLAYDQGERENEALGFRDMENIVLYRSVADIQEKLAILRLDTALAERIARSGQALAIERFSFAAVGQSIVEAMRPALREPERPGWLEKTWRRIFT from the coding sequence ATGAAAGTTCTGTTTCTGGTCCAGAAAGAGCAGCGCGCGATCCTGGATCGCCTGTACGACGGCATCGCCGCCCATTGCGAGTGCGATACCCGCTGGCTGAGCAGCGAGGAGCAGGCCGACCTGCGCGGCTACTTCCGCAAGCACGTGGATGTCTCGCGCTACGACCGCATCCTGTTCTTCCTCCGTTTCAAGAAGGAAATGCGCCAGGTCCGCTTCATCCGCAGCGTGCCCAACCTGGTGATCCTCGAGCACGATGCCTACCAGAACTACATTCCCTGCAAGTACACCGGCAAGTTCAGCGCCCATTACCGGCGCCTGCCCTGGGCACGGGTGATCAGTTCGGGCCATACGGTCAGCGAACGCCTGCGCCAGGAGGGATTCGACGCGGTATTCGTGCCCAAGGGCTACGACCAGACCCTGTTGCATGACCTGGGCCTGGCGCGCGATATCGAGCTGGGCTTCGTCGGCAGTACCGGCAGCGTGGCCTACAGTGGACGCAAGGCGCTGCTCGACGAGTTGGGCGGAGTGGAGAACCTGCTGGTGACCAAGACCAAGTCCGGCGAGGAGTACCTGCGCACGCTCAACCGCATCCGTTTCTTCGTCAGCGCGGATGTCGGCATGGGCGAATACATGATCAAGAATTTCGAGGCGATGGCCTGCGGTTGCGTACTGCTGGCCTACGACCAGGGCGAGCGGGAAAACGAGGCCTTGGGTTTCCGGGACATGGAGAATATCGTGCTGTATCGCTCGGTGGCGGACATCCAGGAAAAGCTCGCGATCCTGCGCCTCGACACGGCCCTCGCCGAGCGGATCGCGCGAAGCGGCCAGGCGCTGGCCATCGAACGATTCAGCTTCGCCGCTGTCGGTCAGAGTATCGTCGAGGCCATGCGGCCCGCGTTGCGCGAGCCGGAGCGTCCCGGATGGCTGGAGAAGACCTGGCGACGTATTTTTACCTGA